CTTCGACCTTGATTTCGAACGGATGATGGGAGATCAAAATCTGGAAAGCTCACATGATAGTGAAAATCATGTTGTTGAGGAGGAGGAGAATCATGACTTGTGCCCAATATTTGTTGATCCTGTTCCGGatcaacaaatatttactGTTCCGGatcaacaaatatttactGAACCAGAAACCGGAATCGAAAATTCGACGGAGATTATCAGACCGCAAGAAGACGCGCGTTCGAGCACGGGAAATGTTCaagcgataaatattttgacatttgaTGAAAATCACAAACAGGTAGATAATGGAACCAGCGATAATTTGCCAGTTCAATCTGTCATTGAAGGATCAAAAAGCTTTTACATTGAAGTGCCAGAAGAAAGCTTATATAATGCTACATTGCCGGTCGAACAGCTTGAAGAACAGGGAAATATGAGCCATGCGATTGGAGATAATGGCTTTCAAGCTCAAAAgcttaataaaagtaatacaagctttgatgaaaataataatgaacatTATAGAATTTTAGATCATAGTGCGGATAAAACGATCAATGATCAAAGCGAACAAGCTTTTGACGACAGTGCAACTTCAAGCTTATCAGATGATAATCATCAATTTaacatgttaattaataaaccaaaaaaaattagaattaattatattattgagaaTTCTTCGAAATTATCTCTTCCCGGCCCATCATCGTTTATTGAATCagataattatgatatatcaatattaaactCAAGCGAGGAAAAGTTTCAGAAATTGACGCAATTTTCGGATAGCGAAACTACGTTGGACAATCGAAGAAGCAAGtcaatattgaatttaaaaattacggatgatgatacaattttacaatttgaagatgttgaaatcttaaagtCGAAAGCCATGCAAAATAGCGCTAGAAACGAAGACGAGGACAGAGAAATGATTTACGAGAAGGCGAATGAATTTTCGACAGGTCGATTTTTCAGAATGAGTTCAGTCGAGAAGCTACAACAAGATGATAGTTATTATTCCACATACGAAAGAAATGATAACAGATCAAATACACCGGTTTCATTGGAAAATGGTAGTTTAATGGAGGAATTTTCAAATGATATTCCGCCAGAACAATCGTCAGACTCTTCTGCCAATAATTCTAGACATTCTCAGTAGCGAAAATTCACTGAAAATCAATctgcatataataattacaatttgcaattttaaacgcTACAgggatatattatttttatttgacaaagtaattttacatttctaacaaaaattttatacaaaaatacgatttatgtacatacaaaatatattcacgCTAGAAATTTCACATACGATAGTCTAGTCATTGGTAACTGGAAAGGCTGCACTGCTTACAGtagtagaaatatttaaacaacatgttgcatatttatttacataaaactatcgttcaaattatgattattattttataattagtgaTAATTAtaagtgtaataaatatactgaatatttttaacaaaggGAGATGgataaagatttttctaaaattagtACTAGATTACAATGTTTAGACTTAAAAAAGTGGAAGACATTTTGCTATCGAGAAATCATTTAATTAGTAgtcagaatattaatttaacgcgGCAGGGTGTATCGATGGTATTGTCAGCAAGTATCGTCGAGGCCCGGATCCGAGTCAGGAACTACGTAATTAGGGTCGCATACGGTATCCCTGGCAGCCTCTTTGACATCCGCCTTAAATACTCTGTAATTGAGGCTTCCGCTGTTTAGAGACCCGTACAAATACATCGGCAAGCGATTCGAGATCAGCCACACACTTTGATTCGGTTCGTGATCCACTTTAATGTCATTCGGGAACACCAAGGACACATTGCTAGTTCCAATCACACCCAGATTTTGCGGTATGTATTCCTTCCTGGTGTCCCAGCACCACACGGAGTCCCGCGTGACCATGTTGAAGAACATAACGCCGTTCTTGTCGACGACGGACGCCGAAGCGTGGCCGTAATCCTTGGCTCTAGGCTTCCCAACGGGCATAAATTTCTCCGTGCTCTGATCCGCGGTTCTCTTGTCTCTGAATACCGACGTGGACACCGCAAACTCCCGAAAACTGGACATTGGATGGAAGAATAACGTTCTGTCGCCGTAAATATCTATGGGACTGAGCGCTATTCCGAATACTCCGTCGGTCCATTGGAATTTTATGCCATGCAACTCGTATCTGGCCGCCAGAGGATCGGGATAGAAAAAGTGATGCTCGACCCTAAAACTCGAGTCCTTGAAGAAATCGTACACGACGATGCCGAAACGCCAGACGTCGCTTAAATACGCCACCGCGGAGCCGCAGTCGTTGTTTCTGATATCCACCGCGATGTTGGTGTACAACGAGTCCTGTTTGATCTGCTCGTCCGGCAAAGTGTACTTTCTGATGAGAGTGTCGGTGCGCAAATCGAAAATGAATATCGCGGGCGGGCAGACCTGCTTAGACCTTCTAGCGAGCTCCGTCTTACCGGAATCGAGAACCCACAATCGATCGCATTCGTCCACTTGAACTCGAAAGACTGATGTGAAACCTTCGCagctttctaaaatttatggaaacaaataaaatgaaCAATTAGTATCGTCATAGGtctatattattacaatatcgagattttgcaaaaaattcttgtgtttttagttaaaaagcaatacattttttttttttaaactgatttagatactttttaaatttctttttgatCGATTATTATTTGCTCGCTTGTTTAAATGACGTCACGGGTTAGATAACTCTACGTTAACGATTACGTTTGTTTCATTGAATCGGTGAACGGAAAATAGCAAGATGAGACGGGACATTTTCACGAGACAGTTCGTGTGAGACAATTGATGGGAAATTCCTTTCTTCACTTTCCcaattgcgagaaaataaCACATAGCGCGCTACTGTTTCTGACATTCTCAGGCTCTTCGCTAGTTTTGCACAAGTTTGACATggttttaatttactttattcttCGAGAAAATTGTCATTGACGTTTTCATCACGTCTATTGTCTTCAAGTTTCAGCTTCAGAACTTTACGAAATCAACGatgtattttgcaattattacaaaaatcttttctaaatttttcacgTACATTTTCAGCCACTTTTCggctaataaatttataattgtatagtATGAATTTTTGCAACGTATATTCGATATGTGTTCAGTATTGCATTTgtcttgattaattttaattaaaaaacaataggATTTTTTGCaagatacaataattaatgtgaTTATATAACCTGGCTGATTCCAATGCCAATTAGGATAGGGCTTTAGTTTGGGGCTCTTCGTCTTAGAATGTCTCGGCACAGTAGCTAGAGTCGCCGGTATGCCAGATTTCCATTTCGGCAGAGTAATGAAAACTTTATCGCGCCAAACATCCAGGCCAAGGggcaaattattttctgcgACATAATCGCCCTCAAATATAGCGTGATCTCGGGCCTCGATGTTATCGAATTCAAAATCAATAGTTGACCACGCGTAAACCTGTTAAAAACGATCGTAAACACGAggcttattaaaatatctagaatatttatatcagcCATCTCGAGTTGTAactacatttaaataattttaattctatttaaatgcgTGTATAAGAAAGTTTCTTTAAAGTGCTAATaagtaaagtataaaatagatCGCAATGATGATATgctattgattaattatttttgtacaaattattacaaaataacattacGAAAAGTCTTAatcacttatttatttaaattttttgttttttaaagtggtaaaaataaaatgctaaaatgatgtaaatttaagaaaaaaatatgatattagcaATTATACTACATTGCCaattaataagaaagtttGTAGTgcgttttaaataaataatatatgcaaaaattatacgagCGACTTTAGACGTCACAATCCGAGATCGATGATACAGATATTGAGAAACTTTGGGCACTTTCGtttaaatttgcaacaaaaaacGTGCTACGTACTAATTCCATAGCGGGACCGACGTAGTCATTCGCAATGTGTCCTGGTTCAAAACCGTCGTCGAATTCTTGAAAGTCCAATTGATTGACTGAGTGAGGATCTGTGTGAAATAAATCAATGATTCTTCCTGGTTTCGAAAAGTCCTTTTTTCCCAGGTTGGGCGTAACGTGATGCCGTGATTGCGGTGTAGATCCGTAAAGATTGCGCACGCTCGTGGATACCGCTGGCTTTTTCTCCAACGGGTTTCCGTGAGAATCGCAATTTCGCGAGCCAGCATGTTCATCATAAGCCGAAACGGAGCCTTTGTAATTGATGTTCTGTTGAGGCGtgataaaatatactattAGTTCAgaagttatataatttagacGGAAATGCAAATAACAGCTTAcaataagattataaataacttgATCGAATTACTCCatttatattacacattttttagAAGTGCAGATATTTCTTAAGCTTTTAAGAGATTAATActacatttttcttacatgCGTTGAAGAAAATGAAGTAGGAAAAGACGGAGTTAATGGCAGCGCGGGTGCCTGAAGCTCCCTGGATAAAATACTAGGACCCGTGTGAGCCGCAAATTTCGGGGCAGTCAATAGTGACATTGACAGCAGCCATGGCATCATACTCGCCATATCtgtgaataattttgcatcattAGAAATTGATAGATTAATTGAATGAAAATGAGTAAAAGAAAGAGTATTAATGTTCTCCGTATGATTAGAAATTCAATGAAATTTTCGCAACGTCATACAGTCATCGCGGTAAATGTTATCTCCTCTCTATTGAGGTAAGTGTGCTTTCTCATTCGCAAGGTGATCATCGATGTTCGATGAGCACCGCATGctcgattaaatattaatcatcaGTCAATGACATATTATGATCATGTGTGAAAGTGGCGTGTTCGCCGAGAAATATTGGAGCAAAAGCGATTTGCGAGAATGAGTCTGCATCGTTCCTTACTTACTTCGAGCAGCGATTACGGAGTCGCTCTTCGACGTGTATTAATTCGGGAGGTCCTGAGACTCGAAAGCAGCGTTAAATCCTCCCGAGCTAATCGATTGTGCTCTAACAACGAACTGTCGGAGGTGTGTAGCGCGAGGAGGATGAGTGCTCGAGATGGCACCATGGATGTTACGCGACTACCATATTCACTATCCGGGTCGTAAGTGTGTCTTAGATCCTACGAAAGGAGAGAATGGCGAATCCCTTCTCTCGAAGATGATTTTCCCTCTCGTTCGTCTTACGGCTCCGGGCTCTGTACTGCGGTATAGGTCATTGGCGGATGGGTTCATGGGAAATCGCGCATCTGATCCATCACGAATGAGGATCGAGGACTTCGAACAAACGGAGCGCAATACTTTTCATTCACGATTTAGAAGAAAATGATCGCTTTATTCTTGAAAGTACTCGCTGAAATGCTTGGCGTTTTCGAAAATTCTTGCTATCGGTTTGACTTtaacattttagaaaaaattacaaagtgttttcaatgagaaaaatacacaaaagTGCTTCCTTTTTaacatgttaatatttttgaaatttttaaacaaatattaattttctatacatttattatgcgATTATCTTTGATTATCTATTTTAAGATCTAGTTTGTGTTTATCTTTTTGCAATATCATTCTTTAGCATACAATTGTTCCATTTTAGTGTCATGTCATTGTcgcaaaaatataagataaagtTTCGACACTTCTAACATGTTAAAAAGATGAAAACTATCTTGATGATTGCGCGATTATTTTGTGTGGAAGGCGGTCTACTTTACGACGCCAGCAAGCATAATTGCGTTTTTACGAGGTGACACCCGgcgtttcttttttgttaCCATACCGAGTGAAACTCATTTGAATTTAATAGCGTTGTAACAACACCGATTCTACGTCGGTTCGCAATTCATAGATATTGCATGCATATTTGCACGAAATGCAACGCTGTATGATTTTAAGACTAGTTtctgaatttaattatcttgatgaaaatattaatgaatttttactttatacttTCGATTCTTGCCAATTTAGAactattttttgctataaaatgcttataaagataattatataaaaatacaatttacgaaaataatgaattattaatattattataaggGAAATGTATATAGcaaatgaatattaatgaaatattgaatcaCGCTGCATAAATTTCGGACGTAATTATTAGTCTTGATTAGTTTATctcttgttttattaatttaaaattaagtattaaattataagctaAACACATAGTTACTGTAactttttacagaaataattataaattgtatgatGACATTTGCGTAAACTTACAACCTTTGCGCGACAAATCATGCTGTTGAAATGTTCTGTACTCCCGGAAGTCACGATAATACTTCGAGATAGAATCATCCCTAGTATTGCTGAGAGTATAATCAGGGGAGGCATAGAAATAGCCACTGGGTTGGCTCGTTCTCCTCGGAAGCATCCACAGTCGTCGGAATGATAACTCTCCGGCTCTCTCCACATCGAtgcttctcttctttctcgtCATGGCATTTTACTCTTTCTCGTCTACAAATAAGGCACAAGCATAATGCTATAAGCCGATTATGCGGAGATGATAATTAAGCTGTTAGGAAAGTCGCGATCGTTGATCTAACGGATCGGATAATCGTATTATAGTTATAGACGGATTATAAACGCTGTCTTCGGAACGTTACATAAATGCAGAAAAAGCgaacaattaatattgttacgtcAACATCGATTAATCTTGCAATTAATTTAGAGATAGTTACGAATATACGGGAGATATGCATGTGATAAATgtcgaataatttattatacgaacgacaattatttttgggtaatgaaaattgtttttcgaaatttttatataaatcacatattaattgaatagaattatatttaatataatcaataatataatattgttatttactaaaaagttttttttttaatatagtaataatacatatacataaatgtGGCGCAAGTTATAATTTCTAGAACTCTAACACGACCAACCGTTGGCCTCTGTTTTTTCGTTCAGCAAAATATCGTGGTAATTGCGTCAATGTCTCAATAATTTCATGGCTACGCATGCGGAATGTTACTTGATACAAAAACACACTTTGTCGACAAAAccataatttgtttttatgtaCAGCAGGGAAAATAGGGAAGGTAAATCTGTacgcaattataaaatacatttgttataaGTTGCTTTAGtaattgtgaaattaaaagaaagctttaaaaatctataaaaattatcaggaaattaatttctaaatgaCGGTTTTTATTAgtgattttagaaataatatcaatctattaaataaaactttctatatacgtataatttttttcacaatatat
This genomic window from Linepithema humile isolate Giens D197 chromosome 5, Lhum_UNIL_v1.0, whole genome shotgun sequence contains:
- the LOC105675419 gene encoding dopaminechrome tautomerase-like, giving the protein MTRKKRSIDVERAGELSFRRLWMLPRRTSQPSGYFYASPDYTLSNTRDDSISKYYRDFREYRTFQQHDLSRKGYMASMMPWLLSMSLLTAPKFAAHTGPSILSRELQAPALPLTPSFPTSFSSTHNINYKGSVSAYDEHAGSRNCDSHGNPLEKKPAVSTSVRNLYGSTPQSRHHVTPNLGKKDFSKPGRIIDLFHTDPHSVNQLDFQEFDDGFEPGHIANDYVGPAMELVYAWSTIDFEFDNIEARDHAIFEGDYVAENNLPLGLDVWRDKVFITLPKWKSGIPATLATVPRHSKTKSPKLKPYPNWHWNQPESCEGFTSVFRVQVDECDRLWVLDSGKTELARRSKQVCPPAIFIFDLRTDTLIRKYTLPDEQIKQDSLYTNIAVDIRNNDCGSAVAYLSDVWRFGIVVYDFFKDSSFRVEHHFFYPDPLAARYELHGIKFQWTDGVFGIALSPIDIYGDRTLFFHPMSSFREFAVSTSVFRDKRTADQSTEKFMPVGKPRAKDYGHASASVVDKNGVMFFNMVTRDSVWCWDTRKEYIPQNLGVIGTSNVSLVFPNDIKVDHEPNQSVWLISNRLPMYLYGSLNSGSLNYRVFKADVKEAARDTVCDPNYVVPDSDPGLDDTC